The following coding sequences lie in one Gouania willdenowi chromosome 5, fGouWil2.1, whole genome shotgun sequence genomic window:
- the LOC114463344 gene encoding amphoterin-induced protein 1-like isoform X1: MMGTFFVHPQLPTSAMMRRRSSISVLHLALVMVTVSGQFMGSPLDCLQTCVCASNIISCSRRNLTNVPTALPRYTAVLDLSFNSIQKLRAEWTPFSLSRMDSLLLSNNGLTFLSSEAFAYVKKLRYLDLSSNGLRLLDEFIFEPLEHLEVLLLYNNHISQIDRSAFAGLTCLQRLYMSQNQISRFPLELVKERSRLETLTLLDVSSNRIKTLPLQEMKDLPAWINNGLYFHNNSLTCSCDLYELLARWHLKELRSATDYKGSHTCVIPGQRKEKLSILDLDKVYLNCSEVKINQKEALLDQFLILDCDTRQKDMVKTWVLPGNLTLPFTKTAVTLEGGSLQIGPLSVEDSGVYTCFASSDSLNETIYVTVVVFNSTLIGGLQNLKTAYTTLIGCVISIVMVFIYLYLTPCNCPCCPGEDLEKQDPGDSLLSVSLPQAHEESGLEGVEGRGLLSRKAAFQKPRDLQEMNGRLNAIGEEEEDCDEEKKEEGRESDAQSVSSVCSDTPMML, translated from the coding sequence TTCCAACCTCAGCGATGATGAGGAGAAGAAGCTCCATCTCAGTTCTTCACCTGGCTCTCGTGATGGTTACGGTCAGTGGGCAGTTTATGGGAAGTCCCCTGGACTGTCTCCAGACTTGTGTCTGTGCCAGCAACATCATCAGCTGCTCCAGGAGGAATCTAACCAACGTCCCCACAGCTCTTCCTCGGTACACTGCTGTTCTGGATCTCAGTTTTAACTCCATCCAAAAGTTACGGGCCGAGTGGACGCCCTTCAGCCTCAGCAGGATGGACAGTCTGCTTCTCAGCAATAACGGTCTCACCTTTCTCTCCTCTGAGGCCTTTGCTTACGTGAAAAAGCTACGTTACCTGGACTTATCCTCCAATGGGCTCCGTCTGCTGGATGAGTTCATCTTTGAGCCTCTGGAGCACCTGGAGGTGCTGCTGCTCTACAACAACCACATCTCACAGATAGATCGATCAGCCTTCGCCGGGCTTACCTGTCTCCAGAGGCTTTACATGAGTCAAAACCAGATCTCACGCTTCCCCTTGGAGCTGGTGAAGGAGAGGAGTCGCTTGGAAACTCTCACCCTGCTGGATGTCTCCTCCAACCGCATTAAAACCTTGCCACTGCAGGAGATGAAGGATCTGCCTGCCTGGATCAACAATGGTCTGTACTTCCACAACAACTCCCTGACCTGCAGCTGTGATCTGTACGAGCTGTTGGCCCGCTGGCACCTCAAGGAGCTCCGGTCTGCTACGGACTACAAGGGCAGTCACACATGTGTGATACCTGGGCAGCGCAAAGAAAAACTGTCCATACTAGATCTGGACAAGGTGTACTTGAACTGcagtgaagtaaaaataaatcagaaggAGGCTTTGCTGGATCAGTTTTTGATTCTGGACTGTGATACCAGGCAGAAGGACATGGTGAAGACATGGGTTCTACCAGGGAACCTCACACTGCCCTTCACAAAGACCGCTGTAACGCTGGAGGGCGGCAGCCTCCAGATCGGACCACTTAGTGTCGAGGACTCTGGAGTCTACACGTGCTTCGCTTCAAGTGATTCCCTTAATGAGACAATCTATGTAACTGTGGTGgtgttcaactccaccctgatTGGAGGGCTTCAGAATCTAAAAACGGCGTACACCACACTGATAGGGTGTGTGATCAGCATAGTCATGGTTTTCATCTACCTCTACCTCACTCCCTGCAACTGCCCCTGTTGTCCAGGTGAAGACCTGGAGAAACAGGACCCCGGAGACAGCCTcctctctgtcagtctgcctcaggCTCACGAGGAGTCAGGGCTGGAAGGGGTGGAGGGTAGAGGCCTTCTCTCCAGAAAAGCAGCTTTCCAGAAACCCAGAGATCTACAGGAGATGAACGGGAGGTTAAACGCAATcggtgaagaagaagaagattgtgacgaggagaaaaaggaggaaGGAAGAGAGTCTGATGCACAGTCTGTCAGTTCAGTTTGCTCTGATACACCTATGATGCTGTGA
- the LOC114463344 gene encoding amphoterin-induced protein 1-like isoform X2, whose protein sequence is MMRRRSSISVLHLALVMVTVSGQFMGSPLDCLQTCVCASNIISCSRRNLTNVPTALPRYTAVLDLSFNSIQKLRAEWTPFSLSRMDSLLLSNNGLTFLSSEAFAYVKKLRYLDLSSNGLRLLDEFIFEPLEHLEVLLLYNNHISQIDRSAFAGLTCLQRLYMSQNQISRFPLELVKERSRLETLTLLDVSSNRIKTLPLQEMKDLPAWINNGLYFHNNSLTCSCDLYELLARWHLKELRSATDYKGSHTCVIPGQRKEKLSILDLDKVYLNCSEVKINQKEALLDQFLILDCDTRQKDMVKTWVLPGNLTLPFTKTAVTLEGGSLQIGPLSVEDSGVYTCFASSDSLNETIYVTVVVFNSTLIGGLQNLKTAYTTLIGCVISIVMVFIYLYLTPCNCPCCPGEDLEKQDPGDSLLSVSLPQAHEESGLEGVEGRGLLSRKAAFQKPRDLQEMNGRLNAIGEEEEDCDEEKKEEGRESDAQSVSSVCSDTPMML, encoded by the coding sequence ATGATGAGGAGAAGAAGCTCCATCTCAGTTCTTCACCTGGCTCTCGTGATGGTTACGGTCAGTGGGCAGTTTATGGGAAGTCCCCTGGACTGTCTCCAGACTTGTGTCTGTGCCAGCAACATCATCAGCTGCTCCAGGAGGAATCTAACCAACGTCCCCACAGCTCTTCCTCGGTACACTGCTGTTCTGGATCTCAGTTTTAACTCCATCCAAAAGTTACGGGCCGAGTGGACGCCCTTCAGCCTCAGCAGGATGGACAGTCTGCTTCTCAGCAATAACGGTCTCACCTTTCTCTCCTCTGAGGCCTTTGCTTACGTGAAAAAGCTACGTTACCTGGACTTATCCTCCAATGGGCTCCGTCTGCTGGATGAGTTCATCTTTGAGCCTCTGGAGCACCTGGAGGTGCTGCTGCTCTACAACAACCACATCTCACAGATAGATCGATCAGCCTTCGCCGGGCTTACCTGTCTCCAGAGGCTTTACATGAGTCAAAACCAGATCTCACGCTTCCCCTTGGAGCTGGTGAAGGAGAGGAGTCGCTTGGAAACTCTCACCCTGCTGGATGTCTCCTCCAACCGCATTAAAACCTTGCCACTGCAGGAGATGAAGGATCTGCCTGCCTGGATCAACAATGGTCTGTACTTCCACAACAACTCCCTGACCTGCAGCTGTGATCTGTACGAGCTGTTGGCCCGCTGGCACCTCAAGGAGCTCCGGTCTGCTACGGACTACAAGGGCAGTCACACATGTGTGATACCTGGGCAGCGCAAAGAAAAACTGTCCATACTAGATCTGGACAAGGTGTACTTGAACTGcagtgaagtaaaaataaatcagaaggAGGCTTTGCTGGATCAGTTTTTGATTCTGGACTGTGATACCAGGCAGAAGGACATGGTGAAGACATGGGTTCTACCAGGGAACCTCACACTGCCCTTCACAAAGACCGCTGTAACGCTGGAGGGCGGCAGCCTCCAGATCGGACCACTTAGTGTCGAGGACTCTGGAGTCTACACGTGCTTCGCTTCAAGTGATTCCCTTAATGAGACAATCTATGTAACTGTGGTGgtgttcaactccaccctgatTGGAGGGCTTCAGAATCTAAAAACGGCGTACACCACACTGATAGGGTGTGTGATCAGCATAGTCATGGTTTTCATCTACCTCTACCTCACTCCCTGCAACTGCCCCTGTTGTCCAGGTGAAGACCTGGAGAAACAGGACCCCGGAGACAGCCTcctctctgtcagtctgcctcaggCTCACGAGGAGTCAGGGCTGGAAGGGGTGGAGGGTAGAGGCCTTCTCTCCAGAAAAGCAGCTTTCCAGAAACCCAGAGATCTACAGGAGATGAACGGGAGGTTAAACGCAATcggtgaagaagaagaagattgtgacgaggagaaaaaggaggaaGGAAGAGAGTCTGATGCACAGTCTGTCAGTTCAGTTTGCTCTGATACACCTATGATGCTGTGA